The following are from one region of the Fusarium verticillioides 7600 chromosome 1, whole genome shotgun sequence genome:
- a CDS encoding arginyl-tRNA synthetase: MAATTCSVSGIETLLGKVGLDTPVPDFPDADIVHNPQDIFRVYLADTLQKLVNCDKLVAYDAIQTSNITGMGDLIIVAPRLRLKGVKPEELAKDLLQKLPRTPPFGCPLLDGIRLQVFFSPNTLSRLLLSYISDRSSSYGYDTSLGLADPTATDGRKKKVIVEFSSPNMASEFQVSHLRSTLIGTYIANIHSRMGWDVVKMNYLGDWGKQIGLLAAGWQRFGSEEEFEKQPLRHLLEVNHKIQDLFKPELEECKTAKANKQDVTEIESRGLYAERDAVFKKMEDSDPEAIALWQRFRDATVKDYTESYAQLGVTFDEYSGESQVTAESIAEVEQILKDKGIYEEHDDSFMIDFSKHDARGLSLAVLRYRNGTTSYLLRDLAAVFDRYKKHEFDKMIYVVAMEQEMHFHRVTKTLELMGRQDLAERIQHVSFAKINGLPEELKGAELLSDYLGGCRSMAQTSLDEEEEEEETSHVDKSENSARQLSLAGLFIQDHYHKRNTSYAVDPKKSLSLEGETGAAIQNCYARLLKKLESGPGSFDYATLDHTSLETEDYAELLRILLQYPDAAHGSFRTLEPSFIVVYLLRIVDQLTATLDDDDEKDWTGLDAASEARYALYENARQVFENALRLLGVSPWSA, from the exons ATGGCAGCGACAACTTGCTCTGTTAGTGGTATAGAAACACTGCTTGGAAAGGTAGGGCTGGACACTCCAGTACCGGACTTCCCCGATGCAGATATTGTGCATAACCCACAGGACATCTTTCGCGTCTACCTTGCCGACACCCTACAGAAGCTTGTCAACTGCGATAAGCTGGTAGCCTACGATGCGATACAGACCTCAAACATCACAGGAATGGGCGATCTCATTATTGTAGCTCCTAGACTTAGACTGAAAGGggtcaagcctgaggagcTGGccaaagatcttcttcaaaaa TTGCCAAGAACACCCCCCTTCGGATGTCCCCTCCTCGATGGCATCCGCCTGCAGGTCTTCTTTTCACCCAACACACTGTCTCGGCTCCTTCTCTCGTACATCAGTGATAGGTCTTCGTCCTATGGTTATGACACGTCGCTCGGCCTCGCCGATCCAACAGCTACCGATGgacggaagaagaaggtgatCGTGGAGTTCTCGTCTCCAAATATGGCGAGTGAGTTCCAAGTGTCACACTTGAGGAGCACACTGATCGGCACATACATCGCAAATATTCACTCTAGGATGGGGTGGGACGTTGTCAAGATGAACTACCTCGGCGACTGGGGGAAACAGATTGGCCTCCTTGCTGCTGGATGGCAGAGATTTGGTTCCGaagaggagtttgagaaacAGCCGCTCCGTCATCTTCTCGAAGTCAACCACAAGATTCAGGATCTATTCAAACCAGAATTGGAAGAATGTAAGACTGCCAAAGCGAACAAACAGGATGTCACAGAGATCGAGTCACGAGGCCTATATGCCGAGCGAGACGccgtcttcaagaagatggaggacAGTGACCCAGAAGCCATCGCATTGTGGCAACGTTTCCGCGATGCAACCGTCAAAGACTACACAGAATCGTACGCACAGCTTGGGGTAACGTTTGATGAGTACTCTGGAGAGTCACAGGTCACTGCCGAGTCAATCGCCGAAGTCGAACAAATTCTGAAAGATAAAGGAATCTATGAAGAGCATGACGACTCTTTCATGATCGACTTTTCGAAGCACGATGCAAGAGGACTTTCACTTGCAGTGCTACGCTACCGAAATGGGACGACCTCCTACTTGTTACGCGATCTTGCAGCAGTTTTTGACCGATACAAGAAACACGAgtttgacaagatgatcTACGTCGTTGCGATGGAGCAAGAAATGCACTTCCACCGAGTTACCAAGACTCTTGAGCTCATGGGAAgacaagatcttgctgaGCGCATTCAACATGTATCttttgccaagatcaatggGCTTCCGGAAGAGCTAAAGGGTGCAGAGCTTCTGAGTGACTACCTTGGCGGATGTCGCTCGATGGCGCAAACTAgtcttgacgaggaggaggaggaggaggaaacgtCCCATGTGGACAAGTCTGAGAATTCAGCGAGACAACTCAGCCTTGCTGGTCTTTTCATTCAGGATCACTACCACAAGAGGAATACATCTTATGCAGTCGATCCCAAGAAGTCATTGTCCCTCGAAGGAGAGACAGGGGCGGCTATCCAGAACTGCTACGCCAGGTTATTGAAGAAGCTAGAATCCGGACCGGGCAGCTTCGACTACGCAACACTTGACCATACTTCGTTGGAAACAGAAGACTATGCTGAGCTTCTTCGGATCCTGTTGCAGTATCCAGATGCAGCCCATGGTTCTTTCAGAACCCTTGAACCGTCCTTTATTGTTGTATACTTGCTCCGAATTGTTGATCAGCTAACAGCCacgcttgatgatgacgatgagaaagaTTGGACAGGCCTCGATGCAGCTAGTGAGGCGAGATATGCCCTCTATGAGAACGCAAGACAGGTGTTTGAGAATGCGCTGAGACTTCTTGGTGTATCACCGTGGAGTGCGTAG
- a CDS encoding stress-induced-phosphoprotein 1, whose product MASADELKALGNKAIAEKNFDEAVAKFTEAIAIQPDNHILYSNRSAAYASKKDWENALKDAEKTTEIKPDWAKGWGRKGAALHGQGDLLGANDAYEEGLKLDANNAQLKSGLASVKKAMEAEVGGPQDPSGGLGQMFNDPQLIQKLASNPKTSGYLADPSFMAKLQSIKSNPANATEMFSDPRLLTVMGVLMGVDLEMREREVDPNAESRDSPMPDAPPAPKQPEPKKAPEPEPEPELDEEALEKKKKKEEADKEKALGTENYKKRNFDEAIAHYTKAWETFKDITYLNNLGAAYFEKGDYDKAIEACTKAVEEGREIYADFKLIAKSYARIGTSYERKGDLEKAIENYNRSLTEHRTPDVLNKLRSAERAKTEAGKKAYIDPAKAEEAREEGNKKFKEMDFPGAVAAYTEMTKRAPDDPRGYSNRAAAFVKLFEFPSALEDCDTAIKKDPTFIRAYIRKAQAYFGMRKYSECVDACTEAQRVDQEHHNGANAREIEQQQQKALSAMYSARDNETEEQTRERLMKDPEIMGLMQDPVMQSILQQAQSDPAALQEHMRNPGVRSKIQKLIAAGVIRVGR is encoded by the exons ATGGCTTCCGCggatgagctcaaggctctaGGTAACAAGGCGATCGCCGAAAAGAACTTCGATGAGGCTGT CGCAAAGTTCACCGAGGCTATTGCCATTCAGCCCGATAACCACATTCTCTACAGCAACCGATCTGCTGCCTATGCTTCAAAGAAAGATTGGGAAAATGCTctgaaggatgctgagaagaccACCGAGATCAAGCCTGACTGGGCCAAGGGCTGGGGACGTAAGGGTGCTGCTTTGCACGGACAGGGCGACCTCCTAGGTGCCAATGATGCGTATGAGGAGGGATTGAAGCTCGATGCCAACAACGCCCAGCTCAAGAGTGGTCTGGCTTCagtcaagaaggccatggaggCCGAAGTTG GAGGACCTCAAGATCCTAGCGGTGGCCTTGGCCAAATGTTCAACGACCCTCAGttgatccagaagctcgCCTCAAACCCCAAGACCAGCGGTTACCTCGCCGACCCCTCATTCATGGCCAAGCTCCAATCGATCAAGAGCAACCCTGCAAATGCGACCGAGATGTTCAGCGACCCCCGCCTGTTGACAGTCATGGGTGTGTTGATGGGTGTTGATTTGGAGATGCGCGAGCGCGAAGTCGACCCCAATGCTGAATCTCGGGACTCTCCCATGCCTGATGCCCCACCAGCCCCCAAGCAGCccgagcccaagaaggcccCTGAGCCTGAACCCGAACCCGAGCTGGACGAGGAGgctctcgagaagaagaaaaagaaggaagaggccgacaaggagaaggctcTGGGTACCGAGAACTACAAGAAGCGCAACTTTGACGAGGCTATTGCACACTACACTAAGGCCTGGGAGACCTTCAAGGATATCACTTACCTAAACAACTTGGGAGCTGCGTATTTCGAGAAGGGTGACTacgacaaggccattgaggcctgcaccaaggctgttgaggagggaCGTGAGATCTACGCTGacttcaagctcattgcCAAGAGTTATGCCCGTATCGGTACATCTTATGAGCGCAAGGGAGACTTGGAGAAAGCTATTGAGAACTACAACAGATCTCTTACCGAGCACCGAACTCCCGAtgtcctcaacaagctccgCTCTGCTGAGCGTGCCAAGACTGAGGCTGGTAAGAAGGCCTACATTGACcctgccaaggctgaggaggcCCGTGAGGAGGGTaacaagaagttcaaggaaATGGACTTCCCTGGTGCCGTTGCCGCCTACACAGAGATGACCAAGCGAGCTCCTGATGACCCCCGTGGTTACAGCAACCGAGCTGCTGCCTTtgtcaagctcttcgagtTCCCCAGTGCTCTCGAGGACTGTGACACAGCTATTAAGAAGGACCCTACCTTTATCCGAGCCTACATCCGCAAGGCTCAGGCCTACTTCGGTATGCGCAAGTACTCAGAATGTGTGGACGCCTGCACTGAGGCCCAGCGCGTTGACCAGGAGCACCACAACGGTGCCAACGCTCGCGAGAtcgagcaacagcagcagaaggCTCTCTCGGCCATGTACTCTGCCCGTGATAACGAGACGGAAGAGCAGACCCGAGAGCGTTTGATGAAGGATCCCGAG ATCATGGGACTCATGCAAGACCCCGTGATGCAATCGATCCTTCAGCAGGCCCAGTCGGATCCCGCTGCTCTCCAGGAGCATATGAGAAACCCTGGTGTGCGGtccaagatccagaagctGATCGCTGCTGGCGTTATCCGGGTGGGTAGGTAA
- a CDS encoding stress-induced-phosphoprotein 1 has protein sequence MEAEVGGPQDPSGGLGQMFNDPQLIQKLASNPKTSGYLADPSFMAKLQSIKSNPANATEMFSDPRLLTVMGVLMGVDLEMREREVDPNAESRDSPMPDAPPAPKQPEPKKAPEPEPEPELDEEALEKKKKKEEADKEKALGTENYKKRNFDEAIAHYTKAWETFKDITYLNNLGAAYFEKGDYDKAIEACTKAVEEGREIYADFKLIAKSYARIGTSYERKGDLEKAIENYNRSLTEHRTPDVLNKLRSAERAKTEAGKKAYIDPAKAEEAREEGNKKFKEMDFPGAVAAYTEMTKRAPDDPRGYSNRAAAFVKLFEFPSALEDCDTAIKKDPTFIRAYIRKAQAYFGMRKYSECVDACTEAQRVDQEHHNGANAREIEQQQQKALSAMYSARDNETEEQTRERLMKDPEIMGLMQDPVMQSILQQAQSDPAALQEHMRNPGVRSKIQKLIAAGVIRVGR, from the exons atggaggCCGAAGTTG GAGGACCTCAAGATCCTAGCGGTGGCCTTGGCCAAATGTTCAACGACCCTCAGttgatccagaagctcgCCTCAAACCCCAAGACCAGCGGTTACCTCGCCGACCCCTCATTCATGGCCAAGCTCCAATCGATCAAGAGCAACCCTGCAAATGCGACCGAGATGTTCAGCGACCCCCGCCTGTTGACAGTCATGGGTGTGTTGATGGGTGTTGATTTGGAGATGCGCGAGCGCGAAGTCGACCCCAATGCTGAATCTCGGGACTCTCCCATGCCTGATGCCCCACCAGCCCCCAAGCAGCccgagcccaagaaggcccCTGAGCCTGAACCCGAACCCGAGCTGGACGAGGAGgctctcgagaagaagaaaaagaaggaagaggccgacaaggagaaggctcTGGGTACCGAGAACTACAAGAAGCGCAACTTTGACGAGGCTATTGCACACTACACTAAGGCCTGGGAGACCTTCAAGGATATCACTTACCTAAACAACTTGGGAGCTGCGTATTTCGAGAAGGGTGACTacgacaaggccattgaggcctgcaccaaggctgttgaggagggaCGTGAGATCTACGCTGacttcaagctcattgcCAAGAGTTATGCCCGTATCGGTACATCTTATGAGCGCAAGGGAGACTTGGAGAAAGCTATTGAGAACTACAACAGATCTCTTACCGAGCACCGAACTCCCGAtgtcctcaacaagctccgCTCTGCTGAGCGTGCCAAGACTGAGGCTGGTAAGAAGGCCTACATTGACcctgccaaggctgaggaggcCCGTGAGGAGGGTaacaagaagttcaaggaaATGGACTTCCCTGGTGCCGTTGCCGCCTACACAGAGATGACCAAGCGAGCTCCTGATGACCCCCGTGGTTACAGCAACCGAGCTGCTGCCTTtgtcaagctcttcgagtTCCCCAGTGCTCTCGAGGACTGTGACACAGCTATTAAGAAGGACCCTACCTTTATCCGAGCCTACATCCGCAAGGCTCAGGCCTACTTCGGTATGCGCAAGTACTCAGAATGTGTGGACGCCTGCACTGAGGCCCAGCGCGTTGACCAGGAGCACCACAACGGTGCCAACGCTCGCGAGAtcgagcaacagcagcagaaggCTCTCTCGGCCATGTACTCTGCCCGTGATAACGAGACGGAAGAGCAGACCCGAGAGCGTTTGATGAAGGATCCCGAG ATCATGGGACTCATGCAAGACCCCGTGATGCAATCGATCCTTCAGCAGGCCCAGTCGGATCCCGCTGCTCTCCAGGAGCATATGAGAAACCCTGGTGTGCGGtccaagatccagaagctGATCGCTGCTGGCGTTATCCGGGTGGGTAGGTAA